One stretch of Leishmania panamensis strain MHOM/PA/94/PSC-1 chromosome 29 sequence DNA includes these proteins:
- a CDS encoding serine/threonine protein kinase, putative (TriTrypDB/GeneDB-style sysID: LpmP.29.2730): MCLMSAMFSSDVDDVGQTLQSARRSTVSISRLTNEMSEVREMAEGSFGVVKCYRHDFDRLEYAVKQTKRPICGESNLQQQLQEIYALSSFPHRHIVRYFDGWVEDQAVFVRLERLDDCVASLPPPVSEAVLTAMLHQTSMALYELHSHDVVHMDVKPENILRRQLDTDTFIFKLCDFGLTRPLNGKNSVTGEHFLGLNDDDGDRRYMSPELLKNLHDVIGPPADMYALGKSCETMMITAKEDSSAANLSQMEGYSPGFIALIESMLSEDPARRPSAFEVVQATLPESLVSDKRLLELRRRIDDIRSELAKLDEDGDDIPSSLHT; the protein is encoded by the coding sequence ATGTGCCTTATGTCTGCAATGTTCTCGAGTGATGTGGATGATGTAGGTCAGACGTTGCAGAGCGCGCGTCGCTCTACTGTATCTATTAGTCGCCTGACGAATGAAATGAGTGAGGTGCGCGAGATGGCAGAGGGCTCGTTTGGCGTAGTAAAGTGTTACCGTCACGACTTTGACAGGCTCGAGTACGCCGTCAAGCAGACGAAGCGACCAATCTGCGGCGAGTCGAATCTCCAGCAACAGCTGCAGGAGATTTATGCGCTAAGCTCCTTTCCCCACCGACACATCGTCCGCTACTTTGATGGATGGGTCGAGGACCAGGCCGTCTTCGTGCGACTCGAGAGACTGGATGATTGTGTGGCATCTTTGCCGCCTCCCGTGAGTGAGGCTGTCCTCACCGCCATGCTTCATCAGACGTCTATGGCTCTCTATGAATTGCACTCGCACGATGTTGTGCACATGGATGTGAAGCCGGAGAACATCTTGAGGCGTCAACTCGACACCGACACGTTCATTTTCAAGCTGTGCGATTTCGGTTTGACGCGTCCCCTTAACGGCAAGAACTCCGTGACAGGGGAACACTTTCTCGGCCTCAACGATGACGATGGCGACCGGCGATACATGAGCCctgagctgctgaagaacTTACACGACGTCATTGGGCCGCCTGCAGACATGTACGCTCTCGGAAAGAGCTGCGAGACGATGATGATCACTGCCAAGGAGGATTCCTCGGCTGCCAATCTCAGCCAAATGGAAGGCTACTCACCAGGATTCATTGCACTGATTGAGTCGATGCTATCTGAAGATCCTGCTCGCCGTCCCAGCGCCTTTGAGGTTGTACaagcgacgctgccggagAGCCTCGTGAGTGACAAGCGACTGCTCGAGCTGCGTCGCCGTATTGATGACATTCGCAGCGAGCTTGCCAAATTGGATGAAGATGGGGATGACATCCCCTCGTCACTGCACACGTGA
- a CDS encoding hypothetical protein (TriTrypDB/GeneDB-style sysID: LpmP.29.2740) — protein MESSEERYAECKGTRYVLMTLPHFRKVRKLALSRDASWKTQYSDSQLTVESKPPEDASTHLNIIRATRIMKKVPPLVLYNQLHDAQYRTTWDTNMLDGYNIVQLDKHNDIGYYAAKFPWPLSNRDFCNMRSWMEFTNGEYMIFNHSEPHPDCPVKKGFVRARSILTGFYIRPIPGESGTQLIYVTQSDPCGSIPHSVINYAMTKGARMILDNCEKYSERYPAYTEKTYSVDHVYPWRTPKMDWDSTYLYPEDVPASSGPAVEHQQLDAHGGGGDGEEGNGKSGEKMASPFLSSAVTPFSTSLALAPVAPYCITDLLSVQQYRSIMQDAMNAVDRSFLREGRVPTTKEYILRLKYIIEGIRQTTVDV, from the coding sequence ATGGAGAGCAGTGAAGAACGTTATGCGGAGTGCAAGGGCACCCGCTATGTTCTCATGACGCTTCCCCATTTCCGTAAGGTCCGCAAACTCGCGTTGTCGCGCGATGCTTCGTGGAAAACACAATACTCTGACAGCCAACTCACAGTGGAGTCTAAGCCGCCTGAGGACGCCTCCACCCATCTCAATATAATTAGGGCGACACGAATCATGAAgaaggtgccgccgctggtgttgTACAACCAACTGCACGACGCCCAGTACCGCACAACGTGGGACACCAACATGCTGGACGGATACAACATTGTTCAGTTAGATAAGCACAACGACATTGGCTACTACGCTGCGAAGTTTCCCTGGCCACTGAGCAACCGAGACTTTTGCAACATGCGCTCATGGATGGAGTTCACAAACGGCGAGTACATGATCTTCAACCACTCCGAGCCGCACCCCGACTGCCCTGTGAAGAAAGGCTTTGTCAGAGCTCGCTCCATCTTGACTGGCTTCTACATTCGCCCCATACCGGGCGAGAGCGGCACGCAGCTGATCTACGTTACCCAGAGCGACCCCTGCGGTTCCATCCCCCACAGCGTTATCAACTATGCAATGACAAAGGGGGCACGTATGATTCTCGACAACTGCGAAAAATACTCGGAGAGGTACCCGGCCTACACTGAGAAGACGTATTCAGTGGATCACGTATATCCGTGGCGCACGCCCAAAATGGACTGGGACAGCACCTACCTGTACCCAGAAGACGTTCCTGCGAGCAGTGGGCCGGCAGTGGAACACCAGCAGCTGGATGCtcatggcggtggcggcgacggagaggagggcaatGGGAAATCTGGTGAAAAGATGGCTTCTCCGTTCCTCTCGAGCGCTGTCACACCATTCAGTACGTCACTAGCTCTCGCCCCGGTCGCTCCGTACTGCATCACGGATCTACTTTCCGTTCAGCAGTACCGCTCTATCATGCAGGACGCCATGAACGCTGTAGACCGCTCCTTTCTCCGCGAGGGGCGCGTGCCAACTACGAAGGAGTACATTCTCCGACTCAAATATATTATTGAGGGTATCCGCCAGACTACTGTAGACGTCTAG
- a CDS encoding actin-like protein, putative (TriTrypDB/GeneDB-style sysID: LpmP.29.2750), with translation MEATYIVDCGHHTLKYAGLSKRNRKAVQVLIKERRSECNAYVTDEERFRQCVPQLLSGELRSDEDLTLILLLDTHHSQKSKATLLYACFEQFGCKKVCLHYTACTGLYAAGETSGVVVDLGYAGVQLTSVHKGAVQTAISTRLSSVGTRSLDDELHRLLHGSATEETLRLVKTHCCSLTERDEMVPELTLPDGSVFPHDDLKRSELHRATKALLYSTTSSVPETLRMVYQKHSIRFSDSTSWVQLGGGSLISGVDEALTRAMAHPLCRHSAKQLHLKDVTHAPVSGGIILSQLNVFKSMCIGVADYEEYGPDGCLHMQVVDAR, from the coding sequence ATGGAGGCCACATACATTGTGGATTGTGGGCATCACACCCTCAAGTACGCCGGGCTCTCAAAGCGGAACCGGAAGGCCGTGCAAGTGCTCATCAAAGAGCGCCGGAGTGAGTGCAATGCCTATGTGACCGATGAGGAGCGGTTTCGACAGTGCGTACCTCAGCTGCTCTCCGGAGAATTGCGCAGTGACGAAGACCTGACGCTCATACTGTTGCTGGATACCCACCACTCGCAGAAATCGAAGGCGACGCTGCTATACGCGTGTTTCGAGCAATTTGGATGCAAGAAGGTTTGTCTTCACTACACCGCCTGCACAGGGCTCTACGCAGCTGGCGAAACCTCCGGGGTAGTGGTGGACCTTGGCTACGCCGGGGTTCAGCTCACTTCAGTACACAAGGGCGCCGTGCAAACGGCCATATCGACGAGACTTTCTTCTGTCGGCACTCGGAGCCTAGACGACGAGCTGCACAGgctgctgcacggcagcgcgACGGAGGAGACACTTCGACTCGTCAagacgcactgctgctcatTGACGGAGCGCGACGAGATGGTACCggagctgacgctgccggaTGGGTCGGTGTTCCCGCACGATGATCTGAAGAGGAGTGAGCTTCACAGAGCCACCAAGGCGCTTCTTTACTCCACCACGTCCTCCGTTCCAGAAACTTTGCGCATGGTTTACCAGAAGCACTCGATTCGTTTCTCCGACTCCACCTCGTGGGTGCAGCTGGGCGGTGGCTCACTGATCAGTGGGGTGGACGAGGCGCTCACGAGAGCAATGGCCCATCCACTTTGCCGCCACTCGGCAAAGCAGCTTCACTTGAAGGATGTCACGCATGCCCCagtcagcggcggcatcatcCTATCGCAGCTCAACGTCTTCAAGAGCATGTGTATTGGCGTCGCCGACTACGAGGAGTACGGCCCTGACGGCTGTCTCCACATGCAGGTCGTGGACGCCAGGTGA
- a CDS encoding hypothetical protein (TriTrypDB/GeneDB-style sysID: LpmP.29.2760): MRKVLKVFQHRARARLELTRARMQLRNLCDYEIIGRYCGLLLFPFVMYVCVGQMQGYSESRICDCIASRKDVP; the protein is encoded by the coding sequence ATGAGGAAAGTACTCAAGGTCTTTCAACATCGTGCAAGGGCACGCCTTGAGCTCACTCGGGCTCGGATGCAGCTGCGAAATCTGTGCGACTACGAAATCATTGGACGGTACTGCGGGCTTCTGCTTTTTCCGTTTGTCATGTACGTGTGCGTCGGGCAAATGCAGGGCTACAGCGAGAGTCGAATCTGCGACTGCATTGCTAGCCGGAAAGATGTGCCCTGA
- a CDS encoding hypothetical protein (TriTrypDB/GeneDB-style sysID: LpmP.29.2770), protein MITTSGRVVRKGGNASSTRMAPPPKQTPQEQIEDALQARDFSKATTILEFYKTSGQSLGDFAINEWLAYSAFHANDIEKAIDVYKEILALEDSAPINHTYLGCCYYMNGSFKEAEECALRGPTCPLQTRLMLHIAQKMHNEEKLMVYHGKLQDTVEDQLSLAAAQYIRNHYTEAIEAYKPILAQMREYKALNVYVAMCYFKLDYYEVSVSVLNVYLQTYTSSAVAINLKAANHYRLFNNRAAKSELKLLIDLQRTTYYVETDIVKHNLVVFNNGEGALQVLPSLLDVGIPEARLNLVIYHLRHECINEAYELMADVDPLTTQEYILKAVVNAYMGQNMESQEHLKVCREIFNYVGSSASDRDTIPGRQCMASYFFLLRDFPNVLIYLRSIKPYFSKDDTFLYLYGIACAGTGEYAEAEQSLLAVSSEKIKSEFSYTSWLVRSHINNKHPKMAWDIYLKKEMGESIGILRLLANDCYRTSAFYYAAKAFDVLERLDNEPEYVEGKKGACIGVFQQVFANEEPADSLFDVMKLIDASLQRHVDDQPTVQQFSSMLALMKDWAKDAKLKRR, encoded by the coding sequence ATGATTACCACAAGCGGCCGCGTTGTTCGCAAGGGCGGCAACGCTTCAAGTACCCGGATGGCGCCACCACCCAAGCAGACACCTCAGGAACAAATCGAAGACGCACTGCAGGCACGCGACTTTTCGAAAGCAACCACCATCTTAGAGTTTTACAAGACAAGCGGGCAGAGCCTCGGCGATTTCGCGATTAACGAATGGCTCGCCTACAGTGCTTTCCACGCGAATGACATAGAGAAGGCCATTGATGTGTACAAGGAAATTCTTGCACTGGAGGACTCTGCGCCGATCAACCACACATATCTGGGCTGTTGCTACTACATGAACGGTTCGTTTAAGGAAGCGGAGGAATGCGCGTTACGTGGCCCGACGTGCCCTCTTCAGACGCGACTAATGCTGCACATTGCGCAGAAGATGCACAACGAGGAGAAACTCATGGTCTATCACGGCAAGCTGCAGGATACGGTCGAGGATCAGCTTTCACTGGCTGCGGCGCAGTACATTCGCAACCACTACACAGAGGCCATCGAAGCCTACAAGCCCATTCTTGCTCAAATGAGGGAGTACAAGGCACTCAACGTATACGTGGCGATGTGCTACTTCAAGCTAGACTACTACGAGGTGAGCGTCAGCGTACTGAACGTGTACTTGCAGACCTACACTAGCAGCGCGGTGGCCATCAATCTTAAAGCTGCGAATCACTATCGCTTGTTCAACAACAGAGCGGCGAAGAGCGAGCTGAAGCTGCTGATCGACCTTCAGCGCACCACTTACTACGTTGAGACTGACATTGTGAAGCACAACCTGGTCGTGTTCAACAACGGTGAGGGCGCCCTGCAGGTCCTGCCGTCCCTCCTGGATGTCGGGATTCCAGAGGCGAGGTTGAACCTGGTCATCTACCACCTGCGCCATGAGTGTATCAACGAAGCCTATGAGCTGATGGCCGACGTAGATCCACTCACAACGCAGGAGTACATCTTGAAGGCTGTTGTCAACGCGTACATGGGTCAAAATATGGAGTCACAGGAGCACCTCAAGGTGTGCAGAGAAATCTTCAACTACGTGGGCTCCTCAGCGAGTGACCGCGACACGATCCCTGGGCGACAGTGCATGGCGTCCTATTTCTTTCTACTGCGCGACTTTCCCAACGTGCTCATCTACTTGCGTTCGATTAAGCCGTACTTCAGCAAAGACGACACCTTTCTTTACCTCTACGGCATCGCGTGCGCTGGGACTGGCGAGTATGCAGAGGCGGAGCAGAGCCTGCTCGCGGTCAGCTCGGAAAAGATCAAGTCGGAGTTCAGCTACACGAGCTGGCTTGTACGGTCACACATCAACAATAAGCACCCCAAGATGGCCTGGGATATCTACCTTAAAAAGGAGATGGGCGAGTCTATTGGTATCTTGCGACTCCTCGCAAATGACTGCTaccgcaccagcgccttTTACTATGCAGCCAAGGCGTTTGATGTGTTGGAGCGACTTGACAACGAGCCCGAGTATGTGGAGGGCAAAAAGGGGGCATGCATCGGTGTATTTCAGCAGGTCTTCGCCAACGAGGAGCCGGCCGACTCCCTGTTCGACGTGATGAAGCTCATTGACGCAAGTTTGCAGCGGCATGTCGATGACCAGCCTACAGTGCAGCAGTTTTCGAGCATGCTCGCGTTGATGAAGGACTGGGCAAAGGATGCGAAGCTGAAGCGTCGGTAA
- a CDS encoding trypsin-like cysteine/serine peptidase, putative (TriTrypDB/GeneDB-style sysID: LpmP.29.2780) gives MKPHGLAAVPSIVQPSPFLTRAICALYWKDTFLGSCVAIAPSIVMTAGHHYNAVRDDVGDFSVLTRPGHWAAVNYASKDSTYDVVVFWLCEEVTTHTALRGYLPSVGAQVATVWLSPRPPHDAIVSPGVVIESEADKCVARGTVSTTGSSGAPVVDVFGEHIVGLHLTSNTRDGSRVSGFIPSRKLVSLFAEMWVEHARVASPS, from the coding sequence ATGAAGCCACATGGATTAGCCGCAGTGCCTTCCATTGTGCAACCATCGCCGTTCCTCACTCGCGCAATATGTGCCCTTTACTGGAAAGACACGTTTctcggcagctgcgtcgccaTTGCCCCGTCCATTGTGATGACTGCGGGTCATCACTACAATGCAGTCCGCGACGATGTCGGCGACTTCAGCGTGCTGACACGGCCAGGACACTGGGCGGCAGTCAACTACGCGTCAAAAGATAGCACATATGACGTTGTGGTGTTCTGGCTCTGCGAGGAGGTGACAACGCACACCGCGCTGCGAGGGTATCTTCCCTCAGTAGGGGCGCAGGTGGCGACTGTGTGGTTATCCCCTAGGCCGCCACACGACGCGATTGTGTCGCCAGGCGTCGTGATTGAGAGCGAAGCCGATAAATGCGTGGCGCGCGGCACTGTGAGTACGACTGGGTCGAGCGGCGCACCTGTTGTGGACGTCTTTGGTGAACACATTGTCGGTCTCCATCTCACGTCCAACACGCGTGACGGCTCACGTGTGTCTGGCTTCATACCGTCGCGCAAGCtggtctctcttttcgcggAGATGTGGGTCGAACACGCCCGTGTGGCGTCGCCTTCATAG
- a CDS encoding mitochondrial carrier protein-like protein (TriTrypDB/GeneDB-style sysID: LpmP.29.2790), producing MSDTTSPTTSAAQHGALQFSMEELAAGGFAGFAEHFVMFPCDTIKTRIQGGQARSIRHVVRHLWSHERLTHLYRGCVPVLVSAIPAHGAYFSVYEALKRLFGEDTNVGIAAAASFATAAHDTVSTPFDVIKQRMQMDRHRCFTSSIECARRIVRSEGVGALFTSLPTTVVMNIPHFSAYWLAYEGFLASRGHGSVRHREDEMTVDYMAAGFVAGACAAVASFPLDTVKTHLQLGHGLGFRHTLSQLIKRHGMRGVFSGVLPRILYTAPSGAIMMVSYETVKNVLVFEKRIL from the coding sequence ATGTCCGACACCACTtcacccaccacctccgcggcTCAGCATGGGGCGCTCCAGTTTTCAATGGAAGAGCTGGCAGCGGGTGGCTTTGCTGGCTTTGCGGAGCACTTTGTGATGTTTCCCTGCGACACCATCAAGACACGCATTCAGGGCGGGCAGGCACGAAGTATACGACACGTGGTGAGACACTTGTGGAGCCACGAGCGGCTAACGCATCTCTATCGCGGATGCGTGCCGGTTCTCGTCTCAGCGATTCCAGCGCATGGTGCGTACTTCAGCGTGTACGAGGCGCTCAAACGTCTCTTTGGTGAAGACACCAATGTGGgcatcgccgcagcggcgtcgttcGCCACGGCTGCCCACGACACGGTGTCTACGCCGTTTGACGTCATCAAGCAGCGCATGCAGATGGACAGACATCGCTGCTTCACGAGCTCCATCGAGTGCGCTAGGCGGATTGTCAGAAGCGAAGGCGTCGGGGCCCTTTTCACTTCTTTGCCAACGACTGTGGTAATGAATATCCCCCATTTCTCGGCCTACTGGCTCGCTTATGAGGGTTTCCTTGCGTCTCGCGGGCATGGCAGCGTGCGTCATCGCGAAGACGAGATGACGGTAGACTACATGGCCGCCGGGTTTGTGGcaggcgcgtgcgctgctgttgcctcctttccccttgATACTGTCAAGACACATCTCCAGCTTGGCCACGGACTCGGCTTCCGGCACACTTTGAGTCAGTTGATCAAGCGTCACGGAATGCGTGGCGTCTTCTCTGGCGTCCTGCCACGCATCCTCTACACAGCTCCTTCTGGTGCCATTATGATGGTGTCGTACGAAACAGTAAAGAACGTGCTCGTATTCGAGAAGCGTATCTTGTAA
- a CDS encoding hypothetical protein (TriTrypDB/GeneDB-style sysID: LpmP.29.2800) — translation MSGSFALRKLLFDRGDEEDVNRRGYHYAGAYAPLLHPVAVLQPASVLPKSGLWFASLCLFSSFMTCLTMKVRNREKWWMGMFAISVVYYNSIKAHKVGNGLLGHQSGFFAAGMGTIGCTARLMAKSGSARQNVGGLSLFVALLWYEIGRYHLWAEHVTEFRRDVTPQRSYDLLGEYVPPTYEVEFLPYRPVL, via the coding sequence ATGAGTGGCTCCTttgcgctgcgcaagctgcTCTTCGATAgaggcgacgaggaagacgTTAACCGGCGCGGGTATCACTATGCCGGTGCCTATGCGCCGCTTCTCCACCCtgtcgcggtgctgcagcctgCTTCAGTGCTTCCCAAGAGCGGCCTGTGGtttgcctctctttgcctcttttcATCCTTTATGACGTGTCTCACGATGAAAGTGCGCAACAGAGAGAAGTGGTGGATGGGCATGTTTGCGATCAGCGTCGTCTACTACAACAGCATCAAGGCACACAAGGTTGGCAATGGGCTTCTGGGTCATCAAAGCGGCTTCTTCGCAGCTGGCATGGGCACTATTGGATGCACTGCGCGACTAATGGCCAAAAGCGGCTCTGCTCGACAGAACGTCGGCGGCCTCAGTCTCTTCGTTGCACTACTATGGTACGAAATTGGTCGCTATCACCTGTGGGCGGAGCACGTGACCGAGTTCCGCCGCGATGTTACGCCGCAGCGGTCGTACGACTTGCTAGGCGAGTACGTTCCACCGACGTATGAGGTGGAGTTTCTCCCGTATCGCCCTGTTCTGTGA
- a CDS encoding inosine-adenosine-guanosine-nucleoside hydrolase, putative (TriTrypDB/GeneDB-style sysID: LpmP.29.2810), with protein MSPKPVIIDHDGGHDDLVALALLLGNPESVKVIGCIVTDADCIVDHAFSVSGKLMAMMHATEATGLFPVAKTSFKGVNPFPSEWRWSAKNMDDLPCVNIPEHVTIWNSVRDQNDALVGEEVMAQLVMSSPEKVIICVTGPLSCVAWCIEKYGEEFCKNVEECVIMGGAVDVKGNVFIDGRTDGSAEWNIFWDPAAANTVLMCPHLKKIIFSLDSTNSVPVTSEVVQKFGAQNKYLLSQFVASTWASCTHIELLNPGNGYYAWDVLTAAYVIDRGLAEVEAVPLEVVVEANAPNEGQTRRAADGAALRNAYLAKNTNAELFYRLAMDSARRSPV; from the coding sequence ATGTCGCCAAAGCCGGTTATTATTGACCATGATGGTGGACACGACGACCTGGTTGCGctagcactgctgctgggcaaTCCGGAGTCAGTGAAGGTGATTGGCTGTATAGTCACGGACGCCGACTGCATCGTGGACCATGCATTCAGTGTATCGGGTAAGTTGATGGCTATGATGCACGCCACGGAAGCGACAGGGCTTTTCCCTGTTGCGAAGACGTCCTTCAAGGGCGTTAACCCGTTCCCGTCggagtggcggtggagcgcGAAAAACATGGATGACCTTCCATGTGTCAACATTCCCGAGCATGTGACCATCTGGAACAGCGTGCGTGACCAGAATGATGCACTAGTGGGTGAGGAGGTTATGGCTCAGCTGGTAATGTCCTCCCCGGAGAAGGTGATAATCTGCGTGACTGGACCGCTCTCGTGTGTGGCGTGGTGCATCGAGAAGTACGGCGAGGAGTTCTGCAAGAATGTGGAGGAGTGCGTCATCATGGGTGGCGCGGTCGACGTGAAGGGCAACGTCTTCATCGACGGCCGAACGGATGGCAGCGCAGAGTGGAATATCTTTTGGGATCCTGCGGCGGCCAACACGGTGCTCATGTGCCCGCACCTCAAGAAGATCATCTTCTCACTCGACTCAACTAACTCAGTGCCGGTGACGtcggaggtggtgcagaAGTTCGGTGCACAGAACAAGTACTTGCTGTCTCAGTTTGTGGCCTCTACTTGGGCAAGCTGCACGCACATCGAACTGCTCAACCCCGGTAATGGGTACTATGCATGGGACGTGCTAACAGCTGCCTACGTCATTGATCGAGGGTTGGCTGAAGTGGAGGCAGTGCCGCTCGAAGTGGTGGTCGAGGCCAACGCGCCAAATGAAGGGCAGACCCGCCGGGCTGCCGATGGCGCTGCACTGAGAAACGCGTACCTCGCAAAAAACACAAACGCGGAGTTGTTCTATCGACTGGCTATGGACAGTGCACGACGCTCCCCAGTATAA
- a CDS encoding ribonuclease inhibitor-like protein (TriTrypDB/GeneDB-style sysID: LpmP.29.2820) has translation MESAIFTPELAAAPCHANPAVTVTLPVVAATLGGQSLRPAQDDYEAQLYRFKSTKSRAFLQDRQEITTNLPHLLPDGISYAANFVSFDHLRECGALSEMRHNEASITADDLRLLYEARCLDQDLVPSWQREVRFMELISAKCKGNFFCLPENGLGVCCAEALAAALSCNRHYSVLDLSGNRLRDDGARFIAQLIKRNRTLVHIDVASNDIGHVGGVLLARALLENDTVISLDIGARAGTNGNHIGTPGAEAFGEVLRRNEVLARLNVSSNGLGAVGVAFIASALEHSRSLTCLNLSSNNLGFDGASVLASRLEVAHVTRWELPRNYLGDKGGACLLDALAGAIRNGHDVVEYLDLDDNTLGERSAEAVGKVLSASATLVTLRLNGNPLGAGVKAISTGLNENHSLKSLFLRKCSIDQIGAAALGATLYVNYTLGQLDLSNNRVKDGGAVELAKGLAVNKCLTMCNVSSNRIGHVGGLEMAKAMQKNRTLRHLNLRHNLMLEATGEAISDSFRINKTLERLDVSYNDFSYACAMSIERALERNKASNKTLLVPRLQANIDALAPKEKELNRAVEDIELEKRMVRDRGEELMRRGEEARVVAEKLRREITDLERVFEKASALSDAAENLFRLTEDRVTNNLTELKMKRTNIDTRIQQERDRTDRLNREIEKIRRQIKHLEEAENERLAPLLRELEETERDRTREMADAKFEGERLSALELRQKELQIAASRRSAKKK, from the coding sequence ATGGAAAGCGCAATTTTTACACCGGAGCTCGCGGCAGCTCCGTGCCACGCTAATCCGGCCGTAACGGTTACCCTACCGGTTGTCGCAGCGACATTAGGAGGGCAGTCGTTACGGCCGGCACAGGACGATTACGAGGCTCAGTTATACAGATTCAAGAGTACCAAAAGTCGCGCGTTTCTGCAGGATCGCCAGGAAATAACTACAAACCTTCCGCATCTCTTGCCCGACGGCATTTCGTACGCTGCCAACTTTGTCTCCTTTGACCACCTGCGCGAGTGTGGGGCACTCAGTGAGATGCGCCATAATGAGGCGAGCATCACCGCCGACGATTTACGTCTTCTTTACGAGGCTCGGTGTCTAGACCAGGACCTCGTTCCTTCGTGGCAACGAGAGGTACGGTTCATGGAGCTCATCAGCGCCAAATGCAAAGGCAACTTTTTCTGCTTACCGGAAAACGGACTCGGTGTATGCTGTGCTGAGGCCTTGGCCGCAGCTCTCTCTTGCAACAGGCACTACAGTGTTCTCGATCTCTCGGGCAACCGCCTGCGTGATGACGGCGCGCGCTTCATCGCACAGCTCATCAAGCGAAACCGTACGCTTGTCCATATCGATGTAGCCTCAAATGACATTGGACACGTTGGCGGTGTGCTCTTAGCGCGCGCCCTTCTCGAGAACGACACGGTCATCTCGCTTGACATTGGCGCCCGCGCTGGGACGAACGGCAACCACATTGGTACCCCCGGCGCAGAGGCATTTGGGGAGGTGCTTCGGAGAAACGAGGTACTCGCCAGACTCAACGTGAGCAGCAACGGCCTTGGGGCAGTTGGTGTGGCTTTTATTGCCTCCGCTCTCGAGCACAGCCGCTCCCTCACGTGCCTCAATCTCTCCAGTAACAACCTTGGCTTTGATGGCGCCAGCGTCCTCGCATCGAGGTTGGAGGTCGCACATGTGACACGCTGGGAGCTTCCGCGCAATTACCTGGGCGACAAGGGCGGTGCGTGCCTTCTCGATGCACTGGCAGGGGCAATTCGAAACGGGCATGACGTCGTGGAGTACCTGGATCTGGATGATAACACCCTTGGTGAGCGGAGCGCCGAAGCTGTTGGCAAGGTGCTGTCTGCATCCGCCACGCTCGTCACCTTGCGACTGAACGGCAACCCACTTGGCGCAGGGGTAAAGGCGATTAGTACGGGCCTTAACGAGAATCATAGCCTGaagtctctcttccttcgcaAGTGCTCCATTGATCAGATCGGAGCCGCCGCGCTGGGTGCCACTCTTTACGTGAACTACACACTGGGCCAGCTGGACTTGAGCAACAACCGTGTAAaggatggcggcgctgtggaaTTAGCCAAAGGACTTGCAGTAAACAAATGCCTTACTATGTGCAACGTGTCCTCCAATCGCATCGGCCACGTTGGCGGGCTGGAGATGGCAAAGGCTATGCAGAAAAACCGaacgctgcgccacctcaaCCTGCGACATAACTTGATGCTGGAGGCCACAGGCGAGGCCATTAGCGATAGCTTCCGCATTAACAAGACCCTCGAGCGCCTCGACGTGTCGTACAACGACTTTTCGTACGCCTGCGCAATGTCAATCGAACGGGCGTTGGAGCGTAACAAGGCATCAAACAAGACGCTGCTTGTTCCAAGGTTGCAGGCGAACATCGACGCCTTGGCGCCCAAGGAGAAGGAACTGAACCGCGCTGTTGAGGACATCGAGCTGGAAAAGCGCATGGTGCGGGACCGCGGTGAGGAGTTGATGCGGCGTGGTGAGGAGGCGCGTGTCGTGGCAGAGAAGCTTCGACGCGAGATTACGGATCTGGAGCGCGTCTTCGAGAAGGCTTCTGCTCTTAGCGACGCCGCAGAGAACCTATTCCGACTAACAGAGGACCGTGTCACAAACAATCTGACAGAGCTCAAAATGAAGCGAACCAACATTGACACCCGCATccagcaggagagagaccgCACCGATCGACTAAACCGCGAAATAGAGAAAATCCGGCGGCAAATCAAGCACCtagaggaggcagagaacgagcgtctggcgccgcttctgcgTGAGCTGGAGGAGACCGAGAGGGACCGCACCCGCGAAATGGCCGACGCGAAGTtcgagggggagaggctcTCTGCGTTGGAGCTTCGGCAGAAGGAGCTTCAGATCGCTGCGAGTAGACGCTCTGCCAAGAAAAAGTGA